The nucleotide window GGGCATGCAGGCGAAGTAGGAGCACTCACCGCCCAGGAGCTCGCCCTCGACGACGGCCGCGGTCATGTCCGTGCCCTGGATGGCGTACTGGGCGGCGTTCTCCCCGGCCGGCCCGCCCCCGATGACGACGACGTCGTAGACCTGCGGGCTCTGCGCGGGCTGCGCCGCCCCGGGCTCCCCGACGGCGACGGCGGCCTCGGCCGCGATCGCCTGGCGGGCCTCCTCCACCGCCTGGGTGGTCTGCGGGATCGCGGCCCTGGTGGCGGGATCGGCCTGCGTGCTCGTGTTGCTCCTCGATGAACTCATGCCCCGATCCTCACACATCGCAGGTCGGGCCCTCGTCCTCCTGGGGGCGGAGACGGCCGCCGTCGGGCCCTGACGGCCCTCGTCATCCCCCGTCGTGCCCAGTGGTCCCGGCGGTCCCGATCGCCGCTGCGCCCCCGCCGCACGGCGCCTCAGGACTTGCGCAGCAGCACCCGGCTCATCCGGTGCTCGGCGTCCTTGCGCAGCACCAGGGTCGCCCGCCCGCGCGTGGGGGCGATGTTCTCCCGCAGGTTGACCAGGTTGACCGACTCCCACACCTGGGAGGCGGCCACCGTGGCGATGTCGTCGGGCAGGGCCGCATAGCGGCGGAAGTAGGACCTCGGGTCGGTGAAGGCGGTGCGCTTGAGGGTCAGGAAGCGGTCCAGGTACCAGCGGCGGATATCGGCCGGATCGGCATCGACGTAGATGGAGAAGTCGATGAAGTCGCTGACCGCCAGGGTCGAGGCCCCCGGGCGGTTGCCGCGCGGCGCGGGCTGCAGGACGTTGAGGCCCTCCAGGACCAGGACGTCGGGGTGGCGCACCGTCACCTGCTCCCCGGGCAGGATGTCGTAGCGGGTGTGGGAGTACACCGGCGCGCTGACGCTGGGCGCCCCCGATTTCACCGCCGCCACGAAGTCCAGCAGGGCCCGCCGGTCGTAGGACTCCGGGAAGCCCTTGCGCGCCAGCAGCCCGCGCTCCTCCAGCACGGCATTGGGCAGCAGGAAGCCATCGGTGGTGACTAGGTCCACACGCGGTGTTGCCGTGAAGCGCCGCAGCAGGTGGGCGATGAGGCGAGCGGTCGTGGACTTGCCCACAGCCACGGATCCGGCCACCGCCACGATGAAGGGCGTGGGGGCCTCGTCCACCCCCAGGAAGCCGGAGGTGCGCCGCGCCCGCTCGCGGGTGGCGGCGATGTAGTCCTCCAGCAGCGCGGTCAGCGGGCGGTAGACGGCGTCGACCTCCGCCAGGTCCGTGGGGTCGCCCAGCCCCCGGAGCTTCTCGACATCGGCCTGAGTCAGCGGAAGGGGGGTGGAGGAGGCCAGGGCCGCCCACTGGTGGCGGTCCAGCTCGATATAGGGCGAGGCGCCCTGCGGTGAGATCACCGGGACAGTGTGGCAAATCCTGCGGCCCGCCCGGGCCCCTCGGGCCGCGGGCCGTCACGGATCACACCGTCTCATCCCTGTGGCGCATTGGCATGAGCGGCGCGGGCGTGATTCGATCATGACATGTGTGGAATTGTCGGCCATGTTGGCCCCCTGACCGAATCAGGATCCGACCGCTCCCTGACAGTGCTGCTCGACGGCCTCAGCCGTCTGGAGTACCGGGGCTACGACTCGGCCGGGGTCGCCCTGGTGGGCGATGAGGAGATAGACACGGTCAAGGCCGCCGGCAAGCTCGAGGGCCTGCGCACCGCCCTGAAGGAGACGCCCCCCTGCCTGGCCACCGCCGGGATCGGCCACACCCGCTGGGCCACCCACGGCGGCCCGACGACGGCCAACGCCCACCCCCACTGCGCCGGGCGCCTGGCGGTGGTCCACAACGGCATCATCGAGAACTTCCGCCCCCTGCGCGAGGAGGTCGAGGCCGCCGGCCGCGAGCTCCTGTCCGACACCGACACCGAGGTGGTCGCCCACGTCCTGGACATGGACTACTCCGAGCGCCTGGCCCTGGCGGGGGAGGGCGCCGACGCCGCCTCCATCCTGGTGGCCTCCATGCGCGCGGTCTCGGCCCGCCTGGAGGGCACCTTCGCCCTGCTGGCCGTCAGCCAGGACGCCCCCGGTGCCATCGTGGCCGCCCGCCGCTCCAGCCCCCTGGTCATCGGCCTGGGCGAGGGCGAGAACTTCCTGGGCTCCGACGTTGCCGCCTTCGTGGCCTTCACCAAGCGGGCCGCCGAGGTCGGCGATGACCAGGTGCTCCTGCTCACCAACGACGAGGTCCGCGTGTGGGACAGCGAGGGCAGGGCCGTGGAGCCGGCCACCTGGGAGGTCTCCTGGGACGCCTCGGCCGCGGTCAAGGGCGGCTACGACACCTTCATGGACAAGGAGATCCACGACCAGCCCACGGCGGTGGCCGACACCCTGCGCGGGCGCTTCGACGAGCGCGGCGAGCTCCAGCTCGACGAGATGCGCGTGGACCCGGCCGTGCTGCGCAGCGTGGACAAGATCATCGTCGTGGCCTGTGGGACGGCCTCCTACGCGGGCCACGTGGCCAAGTACGCCATCGAGCACTGGTGCCGGGTGCCCGTGGAGGTCGAGCTGGCCCACGAGTTCCGCTACCGCGACCCCGTGGTCTCCGAGAAGACCCTGACCGTGGCGATCTCCCAGTCGGGGGAGACCATGGACACCATCCAGGCCATCCGCCACGCCCGCGAGCAGGGCTCCAAGGTCCTGGCCATCGTCAACACCTACGGCTCGACCATCGCCCGCGAGTCCGACGCCGTGCTCTACACCCACGCCGGCCCCGAGGTGGCGGTGGCCTCCACCAAGGCCTTCCTGGCCCAGATCACCGCCTGCTACCTGCTGGGCCTCTACCTGGCCCAGCTGCGCGGCACCAAGTGGGCCGACGAGGTGATCGACTACCTCGACAAGCTCGGCCGGATGCCCGAGAGCATCCAGCGGATCCTCGATGAGCAGGAGCAGAGCATCAAGGACCTGGGCCAGGAGCTGGCCTCGCAGAG belongs to Actinomyces capricornis and includes:
- the coaA gene encoding type I pantothenate kinase, with protein sequence MCHTVPVISPQGASPYIELDRHQWAALASSTPLPLTQADVEKLRGLGDPTDLAEVDAVYRPLTALLEDYIAATRERARRTSGFLGVDEAPTPFIVAVAGSVAVGKSTTARLIAHLLRRFTATPRVDLVTTDGFLLPNAVLEERGLLARKGFPESYDRRALLDFVAAVKSGAPSVSAPVYSHTRYDILPGEQVTVRHPDVLVLEGLNVLQPAPRGNRPGASTLAVSDFIDFSIYVDADPADIRRWYLDRFLTLKRTAFTDPRSYFRRYAALPDDIATVAASQVWESVNLVNLRENIAPTRGRATLVLRKDAEHRMSRVLLRKS
- the glmS gene encoding glutamine--fructose-6-phosphate transaminase (isomerizing), whose amino-acid sequence is MCGIVGHVGPLTESGSDRSLTVLLDGLSRLEYRGYDSAGVALVGDEEIDTVKAAGKLEGLRTALKETPPCLATAGIGHTRWATHGGPTTANAHPHCAGRLAVVHNGIIENFRPLREEVEAAGRELLSDTDTEVVAHVLDMDYSERLALAGEGADAASILVASMRAVSARLEGTFALLAVSQDAPGAIVAARRSSPLVIGLGEGENFLGSDVAAFVAFTKRAAEVGDDQVLLLTNDEVRVWDSEGRAVEPATWEVSWDASAAVKGGYDTFMDKEIHDQPTAVADTLRGRFDERGELQLDEMRVDPAVLRSVDKIIVVACGTASYAGHVAKYAIEHWCRVPVEVELAHEFRYRDPVVSEKTLTVAISQSGETMDTIQAIRHAREQGSKVLAIVNTYGSTIARESDAVLYTHAGPEVAVASTKAFLAQITACYLLGLYLAQLRGTKWADEVIDYLDKLGRMPESIQRILDEQEQSIKDLGQELASQSSFLFLGRHVGFPVALEGALKLKELAYVHAEGFAAGELKHGPIALVEEGLPVFVIVPTPRRPMLHGKVISNIQEIRARGARTIVIAEEGDTAVEPFADHIIRVPATPTLMMPLLTVVPLQIFAAALATAKGLDVDQPRNLAKSVTVE